The following proteins come from a genomic window of Phaseolus vulgaris cultivar G19833 unplaced genomic scaffold, P. vulgaris v2.0 scaffold_132, whole genome shotgun sequence:
- the LOC137817547 gene encoding uncharacterized protein — MNMEANLKRQMKAQDKIQMSAANLELPQVKSSKELLRKMQIKPEKMTNKECTTAPTIAAQRQVYLPNLKVSDMTNLDRRFNSTKQNVAVAGSVQHKIHSQNKLRLEELTSKSIGHRQLQEPNRKLMKKAAIANDKSKERLQELERAFTQLSNSNANEQLKQQKAVSQEENSKKRQLHMKSVQAEVDSSKVKGQLKKKTRMMDDNEKSKEREVIEDVESMTKQQDAPSKSQTKFCPSMSIDQFLKENGNNEDEEENVQNGSEDEEQYVGEENAYQDEDVEVNMIEGKCFIITS, encoded by the coding sequence ATGAATATGGAAGCAAACTTAAAACGACAGATGAAAGCTCAAGACAAGATTCAAATGAGTGCTGCAAATTTGGAACTTCCTCAAGTAAAATCAAGCAAAGAATTGCTAAGGAAAATGCAAATCAAACCTGAAAAAATGACAAACAAAGAATGTACCACTGCACCCACTATTGCTGCCCAAAGACAAGTGTACTTGCCTAATCTCAAGGTCAGTGACATGACAAATTTGGACAGGAGGTTTAATTCAACAAAACAAAATGTTGCAGTTGCAGGCTCTGTTCAACATAAAATTCATAGTCAAAACAAACTCCGATTGGAAGAATTGACATCTAAGAGCATCGGACATAGACAACTCCAAGAACCAAACCGAAAACTCATGAAAAAGGCAGCAATTGCAAATGATAAGTCAAAGGAAAGGCTACAAGAACTTGAAAGAGCATTCACTCAACTTAGTAATTCTAAtgccaatgaacaactcaagcaGCAAAAGGCAGTCTCACAAGAGGAGAATTCTAAGAAAAGACAATTGCATATGAAATCAGTACAAGCTGAAGTTGATAGTTCAAAGGTAAAAGGTCAACTTAAAAAAAAGACGAGAATGATGGATGACAATGAAAAATCTAAGGAGAGAGAAGTGATTGAAGATGTTGAATCAATGACAAAACAACAAGATGCTCCTAGTAAGTCACAAACAAAATTTTGTCCATCAATGTCAATAGATCAATTTCTTAAAGAAAATGGAAAcaatgaagatgaagaagaaaatgttcaAAATGGAAGTGAGGATGAAGAACAATATGTTGGAGAAGAAAATGCATACCAAGATGAAGATGTTGAAGTGAATATGATAGAAGgtaaatgttttattattacaagttga